A region from the uncultured Draconibacterium sp. genome encodes:
- a CDS encoding HAD family hydrolase, with protein MKNIRLVATDLDGTFLKNDRTISQSNIDALHRLGEKKIVRVAATGRNLMKVKEVLYPDLPFDYVVFSSGAGVYNWKEKTHMASQNIKKTSAQKLLHYFTSNDINFHAFYPVPENHKHYYYRGANDCEEFERYFKFNAAHAEPLQKTAFPQGELCQFLIIIRQNEERFAFMKSEIEALCPEIRVIRASSPITPGFIWIEVFHHSVSKGNGVNKICKQLGISKNETMGLGNDYNDFDLLEYTMHSFLTENSPNEIKGKYPVVPSNENDAFAFSVQVLLS; from the coding sequence ATGAAGAATATACGATTAGTAGCAACCGATTTAGACGGAACATTTTTAAAAAACGACCGCACCATTAGCCAGTCCAATATTGATGCCTTACACCGTTTAGGTGAAAAAAAAATAGTGCGGGTTGCAGCAACAGGTCGTAATTTAATGAAAGTTAAGGAGGTATTATATCCCGATTTACCTTTTGATTACGTGGTTTTTTCGTCGGGAGCCGGTGTTTACAACTGGAAAGAAAAAACACACATGGCCAGCCAGAACATAAAAAAGACGTCGGCCCAAAAGCTGCTTCATTATTTTACATCCAACGATATAAATTTTCATGCTTTTTACCCGGTACCCGAAAATCATAAACACTATTATTACCGAGGTGCAAATGATTGCGAAGAGTTTGAGCGTTACTTTAAATTTAATGCAGCACATGCAGAACCACTGCAGAAAACTGCTTTCCCTCAGGGCGAATTATGCCAGTTTTTAATCATCATAAGGCAAAACGAGGAACGGTTTGCTTTTATGAAATCGGAAATTGAGGCCTTGTGTCCTGAAATTAGGGTAATTAGGGCTTCGTCGCCAATTACACCCGGTTTTATTTGGATTGAAGTTTTTCATCATTCGGTATCAAAAGGTAACGGTGTAAATAAAATTTGTAAACAGCTGGGTATATCAAAAAACGAAACCATGGGACTGGGTAACGATTATAACGATTTTGATTTACTGGAATATACTATGCATTCGTTTTTAACAGAAAACTCGCCCAACGAAATAAAAGGGAAATACCCGGTAGTGCCCAGCAACGAAAATGATGCCTTTGCATTTTCAGTACAGGTATTATTATCTTAA
- a CDS encoding 2-oxoglutarate dehydrogenase E1 component yields MDKFSSVGNQELEAIENLYQSYLHDPESVDKSWQQFFSGFELARKHYPEKPTGVKLDNIDKEFAILNLIHGYRQRGHLFTRTNPVRARRTYTPTLDIENFGLEKADLEKTFQAGNEIGIGPAKLKDIVAHLEDTYCRSVGVEYVYMRKPEVVQWLRERMESTKNSEPYSDEKRKHFYYHLKLAVGFENFIHKKFVGQKRFSLEGAEALIPALDAVIERGAELGMEEFILGMAHRGRLNVLANILEKPYQNIFKEFYATEYEDDIAQGDVKYHLGYENEVVTDFGKKVKLKLLPNPSHLETVAPIVQGMVRSQIEYEYQRDYSKAAAIVIHGDAAIATQGVVYETVQMAQLPGYKTGGTIHLVINNQVGFTTPYLEARSSTYCTDVAKVTRSPVFHVNGDDVEALIWTIKLAMEFRQKFQSDVFIDILCYRKYGHNEGDEPRFTQPMLYKAIARHKNPRDIYADKLNEMGIQSHEESREKVREFDQFLEGKYKESEKIEKLQIRKFLVKDFENYEMPSKAIFNEPVETGVGEETIFSIAEKINTLPNDLPFFKKVNRIISDRKMMLHDNRLDWAMGELLAYGTLVAEGHPVRLSGQDSERGTFAHRHAAFIIEGTEDKYFPLKHIAQNQARFKVYNSPLSEYAVMGFEYGYALSEPNGLTIWEAQFGDFHNVAQVIIDQYLTSAFEKWGLMNGLVLFLPHGFEGQGPEHSSARLERFLELAANNNIQIVLPTTPANMFHLLRRQVKMKMRLPLVVFTPKSLLRHPMVTSKIEEFAEGYFQEVIDDPVAEPELIEKIVFTSGRLYYDLLKHKNENGINNAAIVRMEQLYPIPNKQIAAIQKKYSNAKELIWAQDEPENMGAWPFINRKLDCVGFRVVARPESASPAVGLMDKHKKGLDLILQSVFEEKEVVAS; encoded by the coding sequence ATGGATAAATTTTCGTCTGTGGGAAACCAGGAACTCGAGGCGATCGAAAACCTTTACCAGTCTTATCTTCATGATCCTGAATCGGTAGACAAGAGCTGGCAACAGTTTTTCTCGGGTTTTGAACTGGCCCGAAAACATTACCCCGAAAAACCAACAGGGGTAAAATTAGACAATATTGATAAGGAATTTGCCATTTTAAATCTTATTCACGGTTATCGTCAGCGCGGACATTTATTTACGCGTACAAACCCTGTTAGGGCACGGCGTACTTATACGCCCACACTTGATATTGAGAACTTTGGATTAGAAAAAGCAGATCTGGAGAAGACTTTTCAGGCAGGTAATGAAATTGGCATCGGACCTGCAAAATTAAAAGATATTGTTGCTCATTTAGAAGATACCTATTGCCGATCGGTTGGTGTTGAGTATGTGTACATGCGTAAACCTGAAGTGGTGCAATGGCTGCGCGAGCGAATGGAAAGCACAAAAAATTCGGAACCCTACTCTGATGAAAAACGCAAGCATTTTTATTACCACCTGAAACTTGCGGTTGGATTCGAGAACTTTATCCATAAAAAGTTTGTGGGGCAGAAACGTTTCTCGCTTGAAGGAGCCGAAGCACTAATTCCGGCACTTGATGCGGTTATTGAACGCGGTGCCGAACTGGGAATGGAAGAGTTTATTTTGGGAATGGCACATCGTGGCCGATTAAATGTACTTGCCAATATTCTTGAAAAACCTTACCAAAACATTTTTAAGGAATTTTATGCTACCGAATACGAGGATGATATTGCACAGGGTGATGTAAAATACCACCTGGGCTACGAGAATGAGGTGGTAACCGATTTTGGCAAAAAAGTAAAATTGAAATTATTGCCCAATCCATCGCATCTTGAAACGGTTGCCCCGATTGTACAGGGAATGGTACGTTCGCAAATCGAATACGAATACCAGCGCGATTACAGCAAAGCTGCGGCCATTGTAATTCATGGCGACGCTGCAATTGCCACGCAGGGAGTGGTATACGAAACCGTTCAAATGGCGCAGCTGCCGGGTTATAAAACCGGTGGTACCATTCATCTTGTTATAAACAACCAGGTAGGCTTTACAACGCCATACCTTGAGGCACGGTCGAGTACGTATTGTACCGATGTGGCCAAAGTAACGCGCTCGCCCGTATTCCATGTAAATGGCGACGATGTGGAGGCTTTAATCTGGACCATTAAGCTGGCAATGGAGTTTCGTCAGAAATTTCAATCAGATGTTTTTATCGATATTTTGTGCTATCGCAAATATGGGCATAACGAAGGAGACGAACCGCGTTTTACCCAACCCATGTTATACAAAGCCATTGCCCGACATAAAAATCCACGCGACATTTATGCCGATAAGCTCAACGAAATGGGAATTCAGTCGCATGAAGAATCGAGGGAGAAAGTTCGGGAATTTGATCAGTTTTTGGAAGGAAAGTACAAGGAGTCGGAAAAAATTGAAAAGTTGCAGATTCGGAAGTTTTTAGTGAAAGATTTCGAAAACTATGAAATGCCGTCAAAAGCAATTTTTAACGAACCGGTTGAAACAGGTGTTGGTGAAGAAACAATTTTTAGCATTGCCGAAAAAATAAACACATTGCCTAACGATCTGCCATTTTTTAAAAAGGTAAATCGCATAATTTCCGACCGGAAAATGATGCTGCACGACAACCGTTTAGACTGGGCAATGGGCGAATTGCTCGCCTATGGAACCCTGGTTGCCGAGGGGCACCCGGTACGTTTAAGTGGGCAAGACAGCGAGCGCGGAACTTTTGCTCACCGCCATGCCGCCTTTATTATTGAAGGAACAGAAGACAAGTACTTTCCGTTGAAACACATTGCTCAAAATCAGGCCCGGTTTAAGGTGTACAATTCTCCCTTATCGGAGTATGCGGTTATGGGGTTTGAATACGGTTATGCATTATCAGAGCCTAATGGTTTAACAATTTGGGAGGCTCAGTTTGGCGATTTCCACAATGTGGCACAGGTAATTATCGACCAATACCTAACTTCTGCATTCGAGAAATGGGGACTGATGAATGGCCTGGTGTTATTTTTGCCACATGGTTTCGAGGGGCAGGGGCCCGAACATTCATCGGCTCGCCTCGAACGTTTCCTCGAATTGGCTGCCAACAACAATATTCAAATAGTATTGCCAACAACGCCGGCTAATATGTTCCATTTGTTGCGTCGTCAGGTAAAAATGAAAATGCGCCTGCCATTGGTGGTGTTTACACCCAAGAGTTTATTGCGCCACCCTATGGTTACCTCAAAAATTGAGGAGTTTGCTGAAGGATATTTCCAGGAAGTTATTGATGACCCGGTGGCAGAGCCGGAACTGATTGAGAAAATTGTTTTTACCTCCGGAAGGTTGTACTACGATTTGTTAAAACACAAAAACGAAAATGGAATAAACAATGCAGCCATTGTTCGAATGGAACAGTTATATCCGATCCCAAATAAACAGATTGCAGCGATACAGAAAAAATATTCGAATGCAAAAGAATTAATTTGGGCGCAAGACGAACCTGAAAACATGGGGGCATGGCCATTTATTAACCGTAAACTGGATTGTGTTGGATTTAGGGTAGTAGCTCGCCCTGAAAGTGCCAGCCCTGCAGTTGGTCTGATGGATAAACACAAAAAGGGCCTCGACCTGATTTTGCAATCAGTATTTGAAGAAAAAGAAGTTGTAGCGTCATAA
- a CDS encoding LapA family protein: protein MQLVIVILLILAVLLVIFTLQNSIEITLSIFFWEIKDAPLVLVLISCLFLGYLLAAFYFYPRLWKLKRENRQMLKFHTELQELKKMEEDRKAAEVTDPEGIALDEDDDSDDTFFND, encoded by the coding sequence ATGCAATTAGTTATTGTAATTCTTCTGATTCTGGCAGTACTTCTGGTAATTTTCACCTTACAAAATTCGATTGAAATAACCTTGAGTATCTTTTTCTGGGAAATAAAAGATGCCCCTTTGGTATTGGTACTCATCAGCTGCCTTTTTTTGGGCTACCTGTTAGCTGCTTTCTACTTTTATCCGAGGTTATGGAAACTGAAGCGCGAAAACAGGCAAATGCTTAAATTTCATACCGAATTGCAGGAACTGAAAAAAATGGAAGAAGACAGAAAAGCAGCTGAAGTAACAGACCCCGAAGGTATTGCCCTGGACGAAGATGATGATTCGGATGACACCTTTTTTAACGATTGA
- the dapB gene encoding 4-hydroxy-tetrahydrodipicolinate reductase → MKIALIGYGRMGREIEKIALSRGHEIGLTIDLDNQNDLTAENLKKCDVAIEFTIPASAVNNYKLCFEAGIPVVSGTTGWLDKKEEVYQACAANEGTFFYGSNFSVGVNLFFELNKKLAELMAPRAEYAVEMTEVHHTKKLDAPSGTAISLAEDIIENLPKTNNWVNDQTPADTEMNIKSERVGQVPGIHTVKYESDIDFIEITHSAKSRTGFASGAVLAAEYCLENKGILTMKDLLKL, encoded by the coding sequence ATGAAGATAGCACTAATTGGCTATGGGAGAATGGGCAGGGAAATTGAAAAAATTGCCTTGTCGCGCGGACACGAGATAGGTTTAACAATCGACCTCGACAACCAGAATGATTTAACTGCAGAAAATCTAAAAAAATGCGACGTTGCCATTGAATTTACCATTCCGGCATCGGCCGTTAATAACTACAAATTATGCTTTGAGGCCGGTATTCCGGTGGTTAGCGGAACAACCGGCTGGCTCGATAAAAAAGAGGAAGTATACCAGGCCTGTGCCGCAAACGAGGGAACTTTTTTTTACGGAAGTAATTTTTCGGTTGGGGTAAACCTGTTTTTCGAATTAAACAAAAAGCTGGCAGAACTGATGGCGCCCCGTGCCGAATACGCAGTGGAGATGACTGAAGTGCACCATACTAAAAAACTTGATGCGCCAAGCGGCACTGCCATTAGCCTTGCCGAAGACATTATTGAGAACCTGCCAAAGACAAACAATTGGGTAAACGACCAAACTCCTGCTGACACAGAAATGAATATAAAATCGGAACGCGTAGGACAAGTACCGGGAATACATACGGTTAAATACGAATCGGATATTGATTTTATTGAAATTACCCACAGTGCAAAAAGCCGAACAGGTTTTGCATCAGGAGCTGTACTTGCGGCAGAATATTGCCTAGAAAACAAAGGCATTTTAACAATGAAAGACTTATTAAAATTATAA
- a CDS encoding WbqC family protein, whose product MDNSALLLSTAYFAPVHFYSRYLNHNKVFIEQHENFCKQTYRNRCQILAANGPIALVIPVVKGRGPKVVIKDLQISYDEQWQRNHWQTIVSAYNSSPYFEFYQDELLPFFEKKTKYLFDHNLKIHETICDFFELENKLICTQDFEQIPAATLNLRDAISPKLKNSTDKAFIPQEYTQVFTEKYGFIPNLSILDLLFNEGPNAYTILHQSINYLS is encoded by the coding sequence ATGGACAACAGCGCATTACTTTTAAGTACAGCTTATTTTGCACCTGTACATTTCTATTCGCGATACTTAAACCACAACAAGGTTTTTATTGAACAGCACGAAAACTTTTGCAAACAAACCTACCGTAACCGCTGCCAGATTCTTGCGGCAAATGGCCCCATCGCTTTGGTTATTCCGGTAGTAAAAGGCCGCGGCCCAAAAGTTGTAATAAAAGATCTGCAAATTTCGTACGACGAGCAATGGCAGCGTAACCATTGGCAAACCATAGTTTCGGCTTACAATTCGTCGCCCTATTTTGAATTTTACCAGGATGAATTGCTTCCTTTCTTCGAGAAAAAAACGAAGTACCTGTTTGACCATAACCTAAAAATTCATGAAACAATTTGCGATTTTTTTGAACTGGAGAACAAATTAATATGCACCCAGGATTTTGAGCAAATTCCGGCAGCTACACTTAACCTGCGCGATGCCATTTCGCCCAAATTAAAAAACAGTACAGACAAGGCATTTATCCCACAGGAATACACGCAGGTTTTTACCGAAAAATATGGTTTTATTCCTAATCTCAGCATTCTCGATTTGTTATTTAATGAGGGGCCTAACGCTTATACCATTCTTCACCAGAGCATTAACTACTTATCTTAA
- a CDS encoding DUF4293 domain-containing protein, which translates to MIQRIQTLFILVAGMLIGSLYVQKFADIIVNDELHIFNAFGIFKDEELLHSGLPLMILIGIIAVLHLVALFLFKKRILQIRIIGFSMLLMLGLSGLFFYFTYASFEEAKVAFKVAVALPVVAIILDWLAIRAIGKDEALVRSLDRIR; encoded by the coding sequence ATGATTCAACGAATACAGACTTTGTTTATTCTGGTTGCCGGTATGCTTATCGGCTCGCTATATGTTCAAAAATTTGCCGACATTATCGTTAACGACGAACTGCATATTTTTAATGCATTTGGCATTTTTAAAGACGAAGAATTGCTTCACAGCGGTTTACCTCTAATGATTCTGATTGGAATTATTGCAGTACTTCACCTGGTGGCTCTGTTCTTATTCAAAAAGCGTATCCTTCAAATTCGAATTATAGGATTCAGCATGCTGCTAATGTTAGGGCTTTCCGGTCTGTTTTTTTACTTTACTTATGCCAGTTTTGAAGAAGCAAAAGTTGCTTTTAAAGTTGCAGTTGCACTGCCTGTTGTTGCCATAATTTTAGACTGGCTTGCCATTCGCGCCATTGGTAAAGATGAAGCCTTGGTGCGCAGCCTGGATCGAATAAGATAA
- a CDS encoding nucleotidyltransferase family protein → MQAMIFAAGLGTRLQQETAEKPKALVNIGGKTLLQRAIEKLQYEGASKIVVNVHHFAPQVIAFIESKDWGIPVLISDESEKLLETGGGLKKAAPLFSKNQPILIYNVDILSNLDLNILKAEHQVSGALATLVVRKRETQRYFKFDKQKNLVGWINKKTGESKISRSEHFNEATEMAFSGIHIVEPEIFDMMPATNRFSIVQVYLEAAKTHQIKGFFDKSAMWMDVGKPAQLEEARKLFS, encoded by the coding sequence ATGCAAGCAATGATTTTCGCCGCCGGGTTGGGAACACGTTTACAGCAAGAAACGGCTGAAAAACCAAAAGCTCTGGTTAATATTGGTGGAAAAACGTTGTTGCAAAGGGCTATTGAAAAACTGCAATACGAGGGAGCGAGCAAAATTGTTGTAAATGTTCACCATTTTGCCCCGCAGGTAATCGCTTTTATTGAAAGTAAAGACTGGGGGATTCCGGTATTAATTTCAGACGAAAGCGAAAAACTACTGGAAACCGGCGGCGGATTAAAAAAGGCAGCGCCATTGTTTTCAAAAAATCAGCCCATATTAATTTATAACGTTGACATACTAAGCAACCTTGATTTAAATATTCTGAAGGCAGAGCATCAAGTATCTGGGGCATTGGCAACGTTGGTTGTTCGAAAACGCGAAACACAACGGTATTTCAAATTCGACAAGCAAAAAAACCTGGTAGGCTGGATTAATAAAAAAACCGGCGAAAGCAAGATATCAAGGTCTGAACATTTTAACGAAGCAACAGAAATGGCTTTCAGCGGCATACATATTGTTGAGCCTGAAATTTTTGATATGATGCCGGCCACTAATCGTTTTTCTATCGTTCAGGTGTACCTTGAAGCAGCAAAAACGCATCAAATAAAAGGTTTTTTTGACAAGTCGGCAATGTGGATGGATGTGGGCAAGCCGGCACAATTAGAGGAAGCGAGAAAATTATTCAGTTAA
- the odhB gene encoding 2-oxoglutarate dehydrogenase complex dihydrolipoyllysine-residue succinyltransferase produces MIIEIKVPSPGESITEVEIGNWLVEDGAVVAKDQEIAEVESDKATLTIIASEGGKIEIKAAEGEAVEVGAVVCIIDTSVEAPAAAPKTAPAEEEAKPESTAVKTEEKPAVSASVEHDKVKVTSVAKEVMKEHGLSVDDVINGLKRLGKKEVVAVVNAPQAISPAIPQKEATRDEERQRMSSLRRKLSARLVSVKNETAMLTTFNEIDMSYVMDLRKKYQNKFVEAHGFKVGFMSFFTKAVATAMDYHPMVNAQIDGDEIVMPKFVDVGIAVSTPKGLMVPIVRNAESKTIPAIELEIKQLAEKARNKKITVEELTGGTFTITNGGVFGSLLSTPIINPPQSGILGMHNIVERPVAVNGQVVIRPMMYVALSYDHRIIDGKDSVGFLVKVKELIENPERMFTGGKDAGELLLGI; encoded by the coding sequence ATGATTATTGAAATCAAAGTTCCCAGTCCGGGAGAATCGATAACCGAAGTTGAAATTGGCAATTGGCTTGTTGAAGATGGAGCTGTAGTTGCCAAAGACCAGGAAATAGCTGAAGTAGAATCGGATAAAGCCACACTAACCATTATTGCCAGCGAAGGTGGAAAAATTGAAATTAAAGCGGCCGAAGGCGAAGCCGTTGAAGTGGGTGCCGTGGTGTGTATCATAGATACCAGCGTTGAGGCCCCTGCTGCCGCACCAAAAACTGCGCCTGCTGAAGAAGAAGCGAAGCCGGAAAGCACAGCAGTAAAAACTGAAGAGAAACCGGCGGTGTCGGCGTCGGTTGAGCACGACAAGGTAAAGGTTACCTCGGTGGCCAAAGAGGTAATGAAAGAGCATGGCTTATCGGTTGATGATGTGATAAATGGTCTGAAGCGCCTCGGGAAAAAAGAAGTGGTGGCCGTGGTTAATGCACCGCAAGCTATATCGCCTGCTATACCGCAAAAAGAAGCCACACGCGACGAAGAACGTCAGCGTATGTCGAGCCTGAGAAGGAAGTTAAGTGCGCGCCTTGTTTCGGTGAAAAACGAGACGGCAATGCTTACTACTTTTAACGAAATTGATATGAGTTACGTAATGGATTTGCGTAAAAAATATCAGAATAAATTTGTTGAAGCACACGGGTTTAAAGTAGGCTTTATGTCGTTTTTTACCAAAGCCGTTGCAACGGCAATGGATTATCACCCAATGGTAAATGCGCAAATTGATGGCGATGAAATTGTAATGCCGAAGTTTGTTGATGTTGGTATTGCTGTATCAACACCAAAAGGTTTGATGGTACCAATTGTACGCAATGCAGAAAGTAAAACGATTCCGGCAATTGAATTGGAAATCAAACAACTGGCCGAAAAAGCCAGGAATAAAAAAATTACGGTTGAAGAATTAACCGGCGGAACATTTACCATTACAAATGGTGGCGTTTTTGGTTCGCTGCTTTCAACGCCGATTATTAATCCGCCACAGTCCGGAATTTTAGGTATGCACAATATTGTTGAACGCCCGGTGGCTGTAAATGGCCAGGTGGTAATTCGCCCGATGATGTATGTGGCCTTATCGTACGACCACCGTATTATTGATGGAAAAGATTCGGTAGGATTTTTAGTTAAAGTGAAGGAGTTGATTGAAAATCCGGAACGGATGTTTACCGGCGGAAAAGATGCCGGCGAGCTTTTGTTGGGAATTTAA
- the lepB gene encoding signal peptidase I, with amino-acid sequence MIRSILTNKWFKFITIGTLYSLWVIWLGSYLWFLGLAIIFDIYITEKVHWAFWKKKNPPNGKQTKVVEWVDAIIFAVIAATFIRMFFIEAYTIPTSSMEKSMLVGDYLFVSKTAYGPKTPNTPLSFPFVHNTMPVVGGKSYSEAITRPYKRLKGFTTIKNNDVVVFHFPEGDTVALGIPNQSYYQLTRTYGKSRVWSDKRNFGEIIARPVDKRENYIKRCVGIPGDKIEIKKGQLFVNDQPQEKFEGMQFDYLVKTNGTAINPKALDKLHIAEDDRNTYSSQQYLFPLTQDAADKIADFANVTEVEKILEEPGTWERNIFPADSRYPWNVDNFGPLTIPAKGETVSLTIDNLPLYRRIIDIYEENDLVVSGNEIKINGEVASSYTFKMDYYWMMGDNRHNSADSRYWGFVPEDHVVGKAKFIWLSLDKDKGFPANIRFKRLFTRVR; translated from the coding sequence ATGATACGTTCAATCCTTACCAATAAGTGGTTTAAGTTCATCACTATAGGAACACTGTACTCGTTATGGGTAATCTGGCTCGGAAGCTACCTGTGGTTCCTTGGTCTGGCCATAATTTTCGACATTTATATAACCGAAAAAGTACACTGGGCTTTCTGGAAAAAGAAAAATCCACCCAACGGAAAACAAACCAAAGTGGTAGAGTGGGTTGATGCTATTATTTTTGCCGTTATTGCGGCTACTTTTATTCGCATGTTTTTTATTGAAGCCTACACCATCCCCACCTCTTCAATGGAAAAATCGATGCTGGTTGGCGATTACCTTTTTGTAAGCAAAACGGCGTACGGGCCTAAAACACCCAATACTCCGCTATCGTTTCCTTTTGTGCACAACACCATGCCTGTTGTTGGCGGAAAATCGTATTCTGAAGCCATTACACGGCCTTACAAAAGATTAAAAGGATTTACCACCATTAAAAACAACGATGTAGTGGTATTTCATTTCCCGGAAGGCGATACTGTTGCTTTAGGAATTCCGAACCAAAGCTATTACCAGCTTACACGTACTTACGGAAAAAGCAGGGTTTGGAGCGACAAGCGGAATTTTGGCGAAATTATTGCCCGTCCGGTGGATAAACGAGAAAATTACATTAAACGTTGTGTGGGTATACCCGGCGATAAAATAGAAATAAAAAAAGGGCAGCTTTTTGTAAACGACCAGCCACAAGAGAAATTTGAGGGCATGCAGTTCGATTACCTGGTAAAAACCAACGGTACTGCTATAAATCCAAAAGCACTCGATAAACTTCATATTGCCGAAGACGACCGCAATACCTACTCGAGCCAGCAATACCTGTTTCCGTTAACACAGGACGCTGCCGATAAAATAGCAGATTTTGCCAATGTTACCGAAGTTGAGAAAATTTTGGAAGAACCCGGAACCTGGGAACGTAACATTTTTCCGGCTGACAGCCGTTACCCCTGGAATGTTGATAATTTTGGACCTCTTACCATACCTGCCAAAGGAGAAACGGTAAGCCTTACCATCGACAACCTGCCGCTATACCGAAGAATAATTGATATTTACGAGGAAAACGACCTTGTAGTAAGCGGAAATGAAATAAAAATTAATGGAGAAGTGGCTAGTTCGTACACCTTTAAAATGGATTATTACTGGATGATGGGTGATAACCGCCACAATTCTGCCGACTCGCGCTACTGGGGCTTTGTACCGGAAGACCACGTGGTTGGAAAAGCTAAATTTATATGGCTTTCGCTTGACAAAGACAAAGGTTTTCCGGCAAATATCAGGTTTAAACGATTGTTTACCAGGGTTCGCTAA